A section of the Virgibacillus sp. NKC19-3 genome encodes:
- a CDS encoding ABC transporter permease, translated as MTGRQLFRRRFVEEWKFQWKVLRSVFDWSIILYAVVPAFIVAPLVYMEMWQDIHIYWSEEIPLSILIGIILMLSIIGNFRTFLLEADMLFLMQRKQVLYQLKLSGFLYSICQIILSTAVIFIVILPILLFMYDFVVMDILFLFIVVNACRFSMLTLKKVITRVITRWMIFPVVFMVTYMLILHVNGVLLAAASVVVIGGVCYFHVTRFVRTNRYFLQELVIEQTERVRYIKFILMFSQEVEQAPVKQRKLPMLFPNSKHMFQKRNKENGLLEFLLKAFLRHKGYMVSLSQIVGLTIFGVIVLPVWLKWMLCICFVFFLNTWTKSIYLKLIESPFFVVVPYGGEEVTYAVWPRFRRWIVGPSIVFVAGVSLVLSVKAFF; from the coding sequence ATGACTGGTAGACAGCTTTTTCGCAGGCGGTTTGTGGAAGAATGGAAGTTTCAATGGAAGGTTTTGCGTTCTGTTTTTGATTGGTCTATTATTTTATATGCCGTCGTACCAGCATTTATCGTTGCTCCTTTGGTGTATATGGAGATGTGGCAGGATATTCACATCTATTGGAGTGAAGAAATTCCATTATCTATATTAATTGGAATCATACTAATGCTGTCCATTATTGGGAATTTCCGGACCTTTCTCTTGGAAGCAGATATGCTGTTTCTCATGCAACGAAAGCAAGTCCTTTATCAACTGAAATTATCGGGTTTTCTTTACTCTATTTGTCAAATTATTTTAAGTACGGCTGTTATATTTATAGTTATACTACCAATTCTTCTATTCATGTATGATTTTGTCGTGATGGATATTCTGTTTTTATTCATAGTAGTAAATGCATGTCGTTTTTCTATGTTAACATTAAAAAAAGTAATCACGCGTGTGATAACAAGATGGATGATTTTTCCTGTTGTTTTTATGGTGACTTATATGCTGATTTTACATGTGAATGGTGTGTTGTTGGCTGCTGCAAGCGTCGTGGTTATCGGTGGTGTTTGCTATTTTCATGTGACCCGGTTTGTCAGAACCAATCGCTATTTTCTACAGGAATTAGTGATTGAGCAAACGGAGCGTGTGCGCTATATTAAATTTATTTTAATGTTCTCCCAGGAAGTGGAGCAAGCTCCCGTCAAGCAACGTAAACTTCCCATGCTTTTTCCGAATTCCAAGCACATGTTTCAGAAGCGGAATAAAGAAAATGGGTTGCTTGAATTTTTATTAAAAGCTTTTTTGCGTCATAAAGGATACATGGTAAGTTTAAGCCAGATAGTCGGTCTTACGATATTTGGAGTCATTGTTCTGCCCGTTTGGTTGAAGTGGATGTTATGCATCTGTTTTGTCTTTTTTTTAAATACCTGGACAAAGAGTATTTACTTAAAATTGATAGAAAGCCCTTTTTTTGTCGTTGTCCCTTATGGAGGTGAAGAGGTAACCTATGCTGTCTGGCCGCGATTTCGAAGATGGATTGTTGGTCCTTCTATTGTTTTTGTGGCTGGAGTGAGTTTGGTACTGAGTGTTAAAGCATTTTTCTAA
- a CDS encoding gamma-glutamyltransferase family protein, producing the protein MNVKRYLKITYIFAGIVLIGLIGWNYYFEDEFDPFREPYSGDDYTDRQVESVGGQSEADASDAEEPRVEVYGTSSLHPLAADVGMEIIEDGGNAIDAAVAVSFMLNVVEPYGSGIGGGGIMLYHDPQEGAVSYDYREAAPISGEQPDRGVAVPGLVKGMDSIHENYGEMAWEDLLEPAIEIAEEGFQVGEIFNQQTSSADRYLQLDPQERELFFPGGQALAVNESLVQDELAETLRLIQENRSEGFYSGPIGESLQEELGFTAQDLETYEPQVSEPVKAEVGDQIVYGGASPSSATVVLQALKLADKIDLTEMFPDEDIPENLDFGDLVNHDELEHVYMHLMNEITKITYRHRIDTLGDPEFDQIDHESFTSDAYIDEMFDEISYEEITEADTSTLFDSPSEEADSRHTTHFVIVDKEGRMVSATHSLGEFYGSGRYTNGFFLNNQMDNFSPDDESLNRYEPGKRPRSFVSPLIFEDSGQPVLGIGTPGGKRIPAMLFQAIMQYQYAFNEEDERVSLQEAIEASRFYNEEEVIYVEEALPEETMQKLRDMGYSVIGHDSPLFYGGIQGLGVILNEQGQTQGMYGGGDPRRNGSWQIEEGE; encoded by the coding sequence ATGAATGTCAAACGTTATTTAAAAATCACCTATATTTTTGCGGGAATTGTCTTGATTGGATTAATTGGCTGGAATTATTATTTTGAAGATGAATTTGACCCGTTTAGAGAGCCTTATTCCGGTGATGATTATACGGATAGGCAAGTGGAATCGGTTGGAGGTCAAAGTGAGGCGGATGCAAGTGATGCAGAAGAGCCACGTGTAGAAGTTTACGGGACCAGTTCTCTTCATCCGCTAGCTGCAGATGTCGGTATGGAAATCATTGAAGATGGGGGAAATGCGATCGACGCGGCTGTGGCCGTCTCATTTATGCTCAATGTTGTTGAACCATATGGATCAGGTATAGGCGGTGGTGGCATTATGCTTTACCATGATCCGCAAGAAGGGGCTGTCAGCTATGATTACCGAGAGGCCGCTCCCATTAGTGGTGAGCAGCCGGATAGGGGTGTTGCCGTTCCCGGCCTTGTCAAAGGGATGGACTCCATTCATGAAAATTATGGGGAGATGGCTTGGGAAGACCTTTTAGAGCCTGCGATTGAAATAGCTGAGGAAGGGTTTCAGGTTGGGGAGATTTTTAACCAGCAGACAAGTAGTGCTGATCGTTATCTTCAGTTGGATCCACAGGAAAGGGAATTATTTTTCCCTGGAGGCCAGGCATTAGCCGTTAATGAGTCCCTTGTGCAAGATGAGCTGGCAGAAACATTAAGGCTTATCCAGGAAAACCGATCAGAGGGATTTTATAGCGGACCGATCGGAGAATCGCTTCAGGAGGAATTAGGTTTTACAGCACAAGACTTAGAAACATATGAACCACAAGTATCCGAACCGGTTAAGGCAGAAGTTGGAGATCAGATCGTTTATGGTGGTGCTTCACCTTCATCAGCAACGGTTGTACTTCAGGCATTAAAATTAGCTGACAAAATAGACCTCACGGAAATGTTTCCTGATGAGGATATACCGGAGAACCTTGATTTTGGAGACTTGGTGAACCATGATGAACTCGAACATGTTTATATGCATCTTATGAACGAGATCACAAAAATTACGTACCGTCACCGTATTGATACGTTAGGTGATCCGGAATTTGATCAAATTGATCATGAATCTTTTACTAGTGATGCTTATATTGATGAGATGTTTGATGAAATTTCGTATGAAGAAATAACAGAAGCAGATACATCTACGCTATTTGATTCACCTTCCGAAGAAGCAGATTCCAGACATACTACACACTTTGTTATTGTAGACAAAGAGGGAAGGATGGTCTCAGCTACACATTCGTTAGGGGAGTTTTATGGATCGGGAAGGTATACAAATGGATTCTTCCTCAATAATCAAATGGACAACTTCAGTCCGGATGATGAATCCTTAAACCGATATGAACCTGGAAAAAGGCCGAGGTCATTCGTATCACCATTGATTTTTGAAGATAGTGGTCAACCCGTTCTTGGAATAGGGACTCCCGGTGGAAAACGTATTCCGGCTATGCTCTTTCAGGCAATTATGCAGTACCAGTATGCTTTTAACGAAGAGGATGAAAGGGTTAGTCTGCAAGAGGCCATTGAGGCATCACGCTTTTACAATGAAGAAGAAGTTATCTATGTGGAAGAAGCGCTTCCCGAAGAAACGATGCAAAAACTCCGGGATATGGGGTATTCTGTTATCGGACATGATTCTCCACTATTCTATGGAGGTATACAAGGCCTTGGGGTTATTCTTAATGAACAAGGGCAAACACAAGGAATGTATGGTGGGGGAGATCCACGCAGAAATGGTTCCTGGCAAATTGAAGAGGGAGAATAA
- the pgsC gene encoding poly-gamma-glutamate biosynthesis protein PgsC, translating into MFGTDLYIAIIIGVLLSLIYAEKTGIVPAGLVVPGYIALIFDQFMYIVVVAVISLLTYLIVTQVIGRVTVLYGRRKFAAMLTIGVLLKMGMDFLYPLTPFPVMELRGIGVIVPGLIANSIHKQGVLPTFSSTFIIAFCTFIIITIYHLF; encoded by the coding sequence GTGTTTGGTACAGATTTATATATTGCTATTATTATTGGTGTTCTGCTTTCACTAATTTATGCTGAAAAAACTGGGATTGTCCCAGCAGGATTGGTTGTACCGGGATATATTGCCCTCATTTTTGATCAGTTTATGTATATTGTCGTTGTAGCGGTGATCAGTTTACTGACGTACCTTATTGTCACACAGGTAATAGGTCGAGTAACTGTATTATATGGACGGCGCAAGTTTGCTGCAATGTTAACCATAGGGGTCTTGCTGAAAATGGGAATGGATTTTCTCTATCCATTAACCCCTTTTCCAGTTATGGAGTTAAGGGGGATCGGTGTTATTGTGCCAGGATTGATTGCCAATTCCATTCATAAACAGGGAGTTCTTCCTACTTTCTCATCCACATTCATTATTGCTTTTTGTACATTTATCATTATTACGATTTATCATTTATTTTAA
- a CDS encoding ABC transporter ATP-binding protein, whose amino-acid sequence MNQSNVLSANLIEGGYTTDAKVLQDISFSVDKGEIVGLIGPNGAGKSTTIKAILGILNYINGDIHVTEYAYIPERPIFYDGLTLWEHIDFLLSITEVDEQQFIPLARDLLKAFQLSHVVNHYPENFSKGMQQKGMIVLALLKQPCLYIIDEPFMGLDPTAINKLLEMIHQEKERGAGVLMSTHVLDTAEKVCDRFILISNGKVLSQGTLAQIQTDSGLAQGSLFDCFDVLTSVISYDW is encoded by the coding sequence ATGAACCAAAGTAATGTATTATCAGCTAACCTTATAGAAGGTGGGTATACAACAGATGCTAAGGTACTCCAAGATATTTCCTTTTCTGTGGATAAAGGTGAAATTGTCGGGTTGATAGGTCCCAATGGGGCTGGTAAAAGCACAACTATTAAAGCAATACTCGGAATTTTAAATTATATAAATGGAGATATTCATGTAACTGAATACGCTTATATTCCCGAAAGACCGATTTTTTATGATGGACTAACTTTGTGGGAACACATTGATTTTTTATTATCTATTACTGAAGTGGATGAACAGCAATTTATCCCTCTAGCCCGGGATCTATTGAAGGCGTTTCAACTGTCTCATGTCGTTAACCATTATCCGGAAAATTTCTCAAAAGGAATGCAGCAAAAAGGGATGATTGTGCTTGCTTTATTGAAGCAGCCTTGTTTATATATCATTGACGAACCTTTCATGGGGTTAGACCCAACTGCCATTAATAAGTTATTGGAAATGATCCATCAGGAAAAAGAGCGTGGTGCAGGGGTGCTTATGTCCACACATGTACTTGATACAGCTGAAAAGGTTTGCGATCGTTTTATCCTGATTTCAAATGGAAAGGTGCTTTCGCAAGGGACACTTGCACAAATTCAAACGGATAGCGGGTTAGCACAGGGATCATTATTTGATTGCTTCGATGTTCTAACTAGCGTGATTTCCTATGACTGGTAG
- a CDS encoding CapA family protein, translating into MAKELSFKERLKLKTIRHRNRALRHSIIALIVLAIPFFGHQLFFSASPPSDTRPDNVEYRMSIVGDMMMGRHVHDAAVRSGESMERVFDYVHPFFEESDYVTGNFENPILDVDDEEVEAMMDDAELHNKDIHIYSEPWAIDALDSAGFDSVNFANNHALDFGDLSLQQTLAHTEDAPFDTVGIGDAMNLSEEEKEEGATDAAEMSYFDINEDVRAGIIGFTDVFVEGFSAQDYVGGVFTPQNQGMMELRNRLLQAKVPEEEDGGGADIVIVHIHWGDEYQVGSNDRQEELAQYLANYGADIIIGHHSHVLEPVTVVEGADGNRAIVMNGMGNFVFDQGWTRTKESAMAQFDFLDDGSKQLSFVPMYIENTSPRETAGWTKFYRDYRIFRTLRKELDNEWWTVEDGRLNIDLDKAGVLEGVQITS; encoded by the coding sequence ATGGCTAAAGAATTATCCTTTAAAGAAAGATTAAAATTGAAGACGATTCGTCATCGTAACAGAGCTTTACGTCATTCGATCATTGCGCTTATTGTATTGGCAATTCCTTTCTTTGGTCATCAGTTGTTCTTTTCCGCTTCTCCGCCGTCTGATACCAGGCCGGATAATGTAGAATACCGAATGTCCATTGTCGGTGATATGATGATGGGGCGTCATGTGCATGATGCTGCTGTAAGAAGTGGTGAATCGATGGAGCGTGTCTTTGACTATGTTCACCCTTTTTTTGAAGAATCGGATTATGTTACCGGAAATTTTGAGAACCCGATACTAGATGTTGATGATGAGGAAGTAGAAGCAATGATGGATGATGCGGAATTACACAATAAAGATATCCATATTTATTCAGAACCATGGGCCATTGATGCGCTCGATTCTGCGGGATTCGATTCTGTTAACTTTGCCAATAATCATGCCCTTGACTTTGGTGATTTATCGCTTCAGCAGACGTTGGCTCATACAGAAGATGCACCATTTGATACGGTAGGAATTGGTGATGCCATGAATCTTTCGGAAGAAGAAAAGGAAGAAGGAGCAACGGATGCTGCTGAAATGTCCTATTTTGATATCAATGAGGATGTTCGTGCAGGCATCATTGGCTTTACGGATGTTTTTGTGGAAGGATTCAGTGCTCAGGACTATGTAGGAGGCGTATTCACACCACAAAATCAAGGAATGATGGAGTTAAGAAATCGCCTGCTTCAGGCAAAAGTCCCGGAGGAAGAAGATGGTGGCGGGGCAGATATCGTTATTGTCCATATCCATTGGGGGGATGAATACCAGGTTGGCTCCAACGATCGGCAGGAAGAACTGGCACAATACTTAGCTAATTATGGCGCAGATATTATTATTGGTCATCATTCCCACGTGCTGGAACCTGTCACTGTTGTAGAAGGGGCAGATGGGAATCGCGCCATTGTTATGAACGGTATGGGAAATTTCGTTTTCGATCAGGGCTGGACCCGTACAAAGGAATCTGCCATGGCGCAATTCGATTTCCTGGATGACGGTTCTAAACAACTTTCGTTTGTACCAATGTATATTGAAAATACCAGCCCGAGGGAAACAGCTGGATGGACGAAGTTCTATCGAGACTACCGCATTTTTAGGACCCTAAGGAAAGAGTTGGACAATGAATGGTGGACTGTGGAAGATGGACGTCTAAACATTGACCTGGATAAAGCAGGTGTCCTTGAAGGAGTGCAAATTACATCATGA